The Cloacibacterium caeni region AAGCATTGTAAAGATTGGTAGGAATCATCGGTTTGAAATGAACATAAGCCCATTTAGAAAGGTCTTTCAAATGTTTGAAAAACGGCTTCATTTCTTTGTTCAGGAAAGTATCAATACAAGCATTATTGTACTTAATGAATTCTTCTTTCAAAGTTTTTCTGAAACCTTCATTTTTTAATTTTTCAAAAAATATTTGAACCATCGGTCCAGTTTCACCTACAGAACCAGAATCTATCAAGAAAATCGCACCTTTTCCAGCTTCTTCTTTTGGAATAGAAACTTTGTCTACACTTTCTTTGTTTTCAATGAGAATCGGAAGGTTCATGTAACAAATCAAAGGGTCAATTCCAGAAGATTTACCATGAAAATAAGACTCTAATTCTCCGAAAACTCTTTTCAAATCTTTTAATTGATTTTTAGAAATTTCTTCCGGATTATATTTAATGAAAGAATATTTTTCGAAAATAGCTGCTACCAAAGCTCCAGAACTTCCTACTCCATAACCTTGCGGAATATTAGAATCAAAAAATAATCCTTTTTCTATATCTTTTTTGAAGGCTTCTACATTAATTTTAAAAGCTTCAGGAAGATTTAATTCAGATAAATATTGAGCGTATTTAGATAGAGATTCGTTTGATTTTTTCTCGAAATCAGATTGATTTTCAGAAAATTTAAGAGTGCCTTTGTAGAAACTGTACGGCAAGGTTAATCCTTGAGAATCTTCTATGATTCCGTACTCTCCGAAAAGCAATATTTTAGCGTAAAATAACGGGTTCGTCATTAATCTATTCTATGTTTGGTAATGCAAAGATAATAAAAAATCTTTTTCTATGTAAAGATACTGATTATCAACAAATTTCAGGCCAAATTTTCCGAAAAAATTTAGGATCAGTAACAAAAGTTGGGTAGAATGATTAAATTTCTATCTTTACATCATGTTCAACGATCACGAATTATTGAAGTTTTTACTTCCTGAATACTTAATCGAATACTTTAATATTGTAAAATTTGAAGAGATTGATGGCTTGCTTCATCTCTATTTTGAAGAGAAAAATACAATTCCAAAAGAATTTTCAACGATACAACTTCAATCCAAAGGCTTTCACGAAGTGATTATCGTAGATGACTTTCCGCTTCGAGGAAAAGCCGTTAAACTTCACATCAAACGAAGAAGATGGACGGATACAAAATCAGGAAAAATCACACAAAGAGATTGGATGCTTATTGCCAAAGGAACTCGAATGACACAGGATTTTGCTGAGTTCTTAAAAAAAATCAGCAGATACTAAAGCTCTTCCCCTAGAAACCATCGGAGAAATGTATGGTATTAATGGAAAAAAATTCCGTAGGCAGTATAAAAAATCACTGAGTGAGTTTAAAGACTGGAATCAAAGGTCTCACGCAGAAGATTGGATTATTTTTCCCGAAAACTGTTCTGAAAGCTTATCAATAGACGAAGTTGCTTTGTCTGAAGGAGAACTTTACACCGTACTCACTTCCAAAATAGCAAGAGGTAAAAAAGGGAGTATTGTTGCCATCATTAAAGGAACAAAAAGTGAAGAAGTAATCGATAGGCTTTTAAAAATCAATAGAAAAATAAGATTAAATGTAAAAGAGCTGACTTTGGATATGGCAGGTTCTATGAAACTCATTGCCAAACGATGTTTTCCTAGTGCAATACAAGTTGTCGACCGCTTCCATGTGCAAAAATTAGCCACAGAAGCCGTTCAGGAGATTAGGATAAAATACCGATGGGAAGCGATTGATACGGAAAATGAAATTCTAAAACAAGCCAAAGCCAAGAGAATAAAACCAGAAATCCAAGTTTTTAGCAATGGCGACTCTAGAAAGCAACTCTTGGCAAGAAGCCGATATTTACTCTATAAAAGCCATGATAAATGGACAAAAAACCAAGCTGAGAGAGCTGAAATTCTGTTTAGTGAATATCCCAATTTGGAAAAAGCCTACAACTTGTCTGGCAAATTGAGAAGGATTTATAATCAGAATACTCTAAAATCTGTAGCAATGCTCAAACTTGCACATTGGTTTAACGAAGTGGAAGAATCGGGATTTAAATCATTTTCTATCCTAAAAAATACAATTACCAACCATTATAATGATACTCTCAACTATTTTGAAAAGAGAAGTACCAATGCTTCTGCGGAAAGTTTCAATGCAAAAATCAAAAACTTCAGAATACAACTTCGTGGAGTGAAAGACAAAGCTTTTTTTCTATTCAGATTATCCAAACTTTTTGCCTAGTCCCCAACTTTTGTTACTGATCCAAAATTTAATTGAAAACTCATTATAAAAAACATTGCGTTCCTACTGAACGCTAAAAATTTGTAATAAACTTTTTACACACATTTCGTTCCTATGGAACGGTAACATCAAATTTTACAATTGGTTTTGTTCCTCCGCTTCTTCCATTAATTTTAGATACGTTATATATCTGCTTTCTAGAATTTCACCAGTTTCTAAAGACTCTAAAACAGCACATTTTGGTTCATTAATGTGTTTGCAATTATGAAATTTACACTCTCTTCCTTTCTCAAAAATTTCAGGAAAATAATGTTGAATTTCTTCTTTTTCTACGTCTATCATTGCAAACTCACGAACTCCAGGTGTGTCTATTACTGCACCTCCAAAATGCCAAAAATGCATTTGAGCAAATGTAGTGGTGTGCTTTCCTTTATTATGCGTTTCAGAAATTTCGTTGGTTTTCAAATTCAAATCAGGTTGAAGTGCATTTGCCAAAGTAGATTTTCCAGCTCCAGAATGACCAAAGAAAACGCAAGTTTTATCTTTTAAAATTTCTTGAAGTTTATCTAAATTCAGTTTTTCAGCAGAAGAAACTTGCAACGTTTGATAACCCAAATTTTCGTACATGGCTTGCAATTCTTCAACCAATTCTACTTCTTCGAAATTCAATAAATCTATTTTGTTAAAAAGAATGAGAACGGGAATATTATACGCTTCGCAACACGCTAAAAATCGGTCTAAAAATCCTAAAGACGTTTCTGGAGATTGCAAGGTAAAAATAATACACGCCAAATCTAAATTACTCGCAATAATGTGCGCTTCTTTAGATAAATTCACGGATTTTCTGATGAGATAATTTTTTCGAGGTTCTATTTTGGTAATCCACGCAATATCATCTTGCTCCAGTTGAAATTCTACAAAATCACCAACAGCCAAAGGATTGGTGAGTCTGGTTTTTAAGAGTTTAAATTTCCCACGAATTCTCGCCTCGAAAACTTGCCTAGTTTCCAAATCTAAAACTTGATACCAACTTCCTGTAGATTTTGTGATGAGTCCTTTCAAAACGAATTTCTTTTGTGCAATTTACGAAATCTTCTCACAATAAAAAAACACGCTTTTGGACTGCCCCCAAAAAGTTAGACACTTTTTAGGGGCATTTTTTATGGGGAAAAGTAAATATTCAGTAGACTTTAAATTAAAAGCTATAAAGAGATATCACAAAGGGGATATTGGAACAGACGATTTAGGAAAACGCATTGGAGTTTGTGGTTCCTTGGTTCGTAAATGGATAAAATTTTATGAACTTTATGGAGTTTCAGGACTTGTTCGGCTTTCCAATACGCATTACACAAAAGATTTTAAATTAAAGATTTTATCAGTAATTGAGAAAGAGAATTTAAGTTTAAAAGAAGCGTCGAGAAGGTTTAATATTCCTGCGGAGTCCAGTATTCTTAGTTGGCAGCGTAATTACAAAAAAAATGGTATTTTAGGTTTAGAAAACAGACCCAGAGGAAGACCTAAAACCATGAGTAATTACAAGCGAAAAAAAAAGAAAACAGGCAAACCCTTAACAAGGGAGGAAGAACTGTTGGAGAGGATTTATTATTTAGAAGCCGAGAACGCCATTT contains the following coding sequences:
- a CDS encoding mevalonate kinase family protein, which encodes MTNPLFYAKILLFGEYGIIEDSQGLTLPYSFYKGTLKFSENQSDFEKKSNESLSKYAQYLSELNLPEAFKINVEAFKKDIEKGLFFDSNIPQGYGVGSSGALVAAIFEKYSFIKYNPEEISKNQLKDLKRVFGELESYFHGKSSGIDPLICYMNLPILIENKESVDKVSIPKEEAGKGAIFLIDSGSVGETGPMVQIFFEKLKNEGFRKTLKEEFIKYNNACIDTFLNKEMKPFFKHLKDLSKWAYVHFKPMIPTNLYNAWKKGLDTNAYYLKLCGSGGGGYILGFAKDYEKADKMLEGFNKEVIYRF
- the rsgA gene encoding ribosome small subunit-dependent GTPase A yields the protein MKGLITKSTGSWYQVLDLETRQVFEARIRGKFKLLKTRLTNPLAVGDFVEFQLEQDDIAWITKIEPRKNYLIRKSVNLSKEAHIIASNLDLACIIFTLQSPETSLGFLDRFLACCEAYNIPVLILFNKIDLLNFEEVELVEELQAMYENLGYQTLQVSSAEKLNLDKLQEILKDKTCVFFGHSGAGKSTLANALQPDLNLKTNEISETHNKGKHTTTFAQMHFWHFGGAVIDTPGVREFAMIDVEKEEIQHYFPEIFEKGRECKFHNCKHINEPKCAVLESLETGEILESRYITYLKLMEEAEEQNQL
- a CDS encoding ISAon1 family transposase N-terminal region protein, which produces MFNDHELLKFLLPEYLIEYFNIVKFEEIDGLLHLYFEEKNTIPKEFSTIQLQSKGFHEVIIVDDFPLRGKAVKLHIKRRRWTDTKSGKITQRDWMLIAKGTRMTQDFAEFLKKISRY
- a CDS encoding ISAon1 family transposase, giving the protein MYGINGKKFRRQYKKSLSEFKDWNQRSHAEDWIIFPENCSESLSIDEVALSEGELYTVLTSKIARGKKGSIVAIIKGTKSEEVIDRLLKINRKIRLNVKELTLDMAGSMKLIAKRCFPSAIQVVDRFHVQKLATEAVQEIRIKYRWEAIDTENEILKQAKAKRIKPEIQVFSNGDSRKQLLARSRYLLYKSHDKWTKNQAERAEILFSEYPNLEKAYNLSGKLRRIYNQNTLKSVAMLKLAHWFNEVEESGFKSFSILKNTITNHYNDTLNYFEKRSTNASAESFNAKIKNFRIQLRGVKDKAFFLFRLSKLFA